The nucleotide window CCGATAACAACCGGCGCGGAAATTTTGCCCTTCCTGACGTAATTGTTCAGTATTTCACCAAAGCGCGCTCGTTCGCCGTAACCCAGCCAGCAAATCCGGGCGGGCAATCCCTGATAGGGGATTTTTTCCCGCGCCAGACGAATCCAGCGCATCAATGATTCATTATCTTTAAACTCTTTCTGGACGATTTTGTCGGTGACGTCGATGTCTTTGGGGTCGCCGGACAGAGCCACCCACCGAAACGGTCCGCGGCCGCTGCAGAATAACGGCCGGATATATTCGGGCACGAATCCCGGATAATCAAAAGCCTGGGTCAGCCCGCCTTTCTTGGCCTGCCCTCTGAGGTTATTGCCGTAATCAAAAACGATTGAGCCGGCTTTTTTGAAGCGAAGCATTGCTTCGCAATGTCGCACCATTGAGGCGTAAGAGCGCTTAATATAATCGGTGGGATTTTTCTTGCGCAGTTTGATCGCTTCGTTTATAGTCAACCCTTCCGGGACATAGCCGTTGAGTTCATCATGAGCCGAAGTTTGGTCGGTGACGATATCGGGAATCATACCCCGCCTGAATATTTCAGGGAAAATCTCGGCGCAGTTCCCGACCAGGCCGATGGATATCGGTTCATTTGAGGCCGTATGTTCTTTAATCAGTTTTAGCGCTTTATCCAGCGTCTTGATTTTGATGTCGCAGAAACCCGTCTTGATACGGCGGTTAATCTTCGCTTCGTCAACTTCGACGACAATGATCGAAGCGTTGTTCATCGTTCCCGATAAGGGCTGAGCGCTTCCCATCCCACCCATGCCGCCGGTTAATATCCATCGCCTCGAGAGATCGCCCTTGAAATGCTTGTCCGCCAAAGCGGCAAAAGTTTCATAGGTGCCTTGAATAATCCCCTGGGTGCCGATATAAATCCAGCTTCCCGCCGTCATCTGCCCGAACATAATCAGACCCAACCGCTCCAGCTGCCGGAATTTCTCCCAGGTCGCCCAGTGAGGCACCAGATGGCTGTTGGCGATTATAACTCGCGGTGAATATTCATGCGTCCGGAAAATACCGACCGGTTTTCCCGATTGTATCAAAAGAGTTTCATCGTTTTCCAGTTTTTTCAGCGAGTTCATTATAGCATGGTAGCAGTTCCAATCGCGGGCGGCTTTGCCGGAACCGCCGTAGATAACCAGATTCTTTGGATCCTCGGCGACTTCCTCATCGAGATTATTGTTGAGCATCCGTAACGCGGCTTCCTGTTGCCAGCCTTTACAACTGATTTTTTGGCCTCGAGGGGCTTTAACGGGCGTATATTTCATCGTTTTTCCTGCCTTAAATTTCACTTACACAGAGCCGTAAGGTAAAAATCGTCGACGCAGAAGTCAAACAATTTCGATATGGGCCTAAAAAGCAATTGGGACCTTGAAATCGAGAATTAAACAATGAATGCAACATTATGGCTATAATTGGTAGATATATATTTAAATAATATTGGAACTTATTCTTGACTTAAACAATAGAATTGATATATTGATAAAGAGTCGTTAGTGGGGATTTTTTCTCTATAATAATTTTGCTTATACCTTGTTTTGCAAACATGGAGGTATGTTTATGGGTATTAAGGACACGAGTACCAAAACGGGAATAATATACATTGTTGTTGGCGGATTGGTCGCATTTCTCGCCGTCGCGCTGGCGATTCCTGTCGGCATGGCAATTAGCGGTAAAGCCGGAATCGGCGAAATAACTCCGGAAACTCTTCCCAATCGAACCACTCTCAAAATCGGTCAAACGGCCCCTGCTCTTGAACTTAAGAATCTGGACGGCCGGCCCGTAAGTTGGGCGGATATCACCGGCGGACGGCCGACGGTCGTCGCCGTTATTTTGCCTGGGTGTCAGCCGTGCGAGCAGATACTTAACTGGTGGGAGCACAATGAATACAAAAACGGCAAAAACGGTATAAATATGGTCCTTCTGGTCTCGTTATCCGTCGGAAATATTGAATTTGAAGAAATTATGATGTATGAGCACCTGTTTCCCATTTATACGACGAGCTTCAAGGACTTGGGCAGTGTTTGCGGCATATCGAGTTACCCCAGCATGTTCGCGCTTGATGGCCAGGGTAATATTGCCTTTGTGGCCAACGGGCTTCTCAGGGATCTGGATTACGAATTTTTTGAAGAATACTTGAAGTAAATCTATCTGAGTTTCGCTGCCAGGACGTTTGTTGCATTGTGTAGCGACAACCCTCGGGTTGTCGTTTGGTCAGGACAACTCGAGAGTTGTCCCTACACGGAAACGATGTGCTGTCGGTTCTTTAGCGAAGCGGTGAACCGACGGTTGAAGACCGCCAGGTCACAATTTCGCTTTGCGAAATCAAGACCCGGCGGAACGATGAAGGAGTATTTGTAAGAAAAATCTTTCTTATTGCTAGTGTAAGGAAGCGTTAACTAATAATCTTAACTTTTTACATGGAGGTAAGAACCATGAAAAAACTAACCATTTTTTCAAGCCTGTTTCTGCTCGTCTTCAGCCTGACAATCGGTATTACGGTCGGGCTGACAGGAGAGGCACAGGCAATACCATGTCAAGGTATGTGTATCTATAGTATTTTCCCTGAATGCAGACCTGATACTCCACCTGAATGTGAACAACATATGGCTGGCCCCAATGGCCTTTACTCACCATGGGAGTGCACTGCTGGTTACGGTTGGTGTCCCGAACAAAGGATTGGTTGTTGCGACTATATGCCTCCGAAATAACTGAATGACTTGTCATTTTTTGACCAGTTGGGGATAATGCCCCGGCTGGTTTAATCACATTCTGACCTAAATTGAAATCCGGCTCGGGGACGCCCGGGCCGGATTATTTCGTAATTGTGGATTTTTAAATTGTAGGAGGGAGAAACTCTCTATTTCAACAAAATCATCTTTTTTGTTTCGGAATGATTGTCGGATTTGACGCTGTAGAAATATATCCCGGACGGTAACCGGTTGCCGTTCGAATCGGTCCCATCCCAAATAATCTGATGAATACCGGCGGTTAGAGTCATACTTATCGGGATGGCGACGGTTTCGCCCAGCATATTATATATTCTCAATTCAACATGACTTCTTTTGGGAATAAAAAATTCAATAATTGTCGCGGGATTAAACGGATTTGGGAAGTTCTGTTTCAGGGATAAAGTATTAGGCAATATTCCAATCCCGTTTTCGTCAACATTATTCATGATATCTTCTGAACCGGCTATCACGAATACGGCCCCGGTTCGATCATCACTATCGACATAATTAAACATGAAATCATCAATGCCATCGCCATTAAAATCACCGGCTGCAGAAACGGTGTTACAATAGCCTGACGAAAATTCTGGCGGTAAATCCTGATGATAGACAGCTTCATCAGGTATGGAATCCGCTGAAGGGCCGCCGAGGTAGATATATGCCAATGTATTGTTTGACCTTCTGCCATTGCATATTAAATCATTAAAGCCATCATTATTAATATCGCCTGCACTGGCTAATGAATTGGCCCCATACTCCATTTTCAAATCAAGTAAAGTATCAACACTTGGACCGCAAAAGTATATTAATATATCTGAGTTATACATACTTAAACTAATACCAATATCTTCCCAGCTATCACCATTGAAGTCGCCAATATTTTTTAATCTCATGGGAAAATATTCTGCATCCATGTCATAATTATACTCTTCCGGCGCTTGTATGATAAAGTCAGGCTCGGTTCCAAACTCAGGCCCAAGAAAAACGCCTATAAAACCAACATGACCCCAAACATATCCAAACATTGAATAACAAATATCTTTGTGGCCATCACCGTTAAAATCAATTATCTCAATAAAAATGAGTCTGTGCGAGGAAGGAAGCTCATAAGACCAGTCATGCTCTCGGTCAATAAGAAGATAGCCCGAATAAAATCGCAAAAACCTTCCAATTACCATATCTTCATAAATCACAACATCTGGGTAGTTATCATCGTCAATTAAACCTATCTTATAAGCATTGCCTGACCTGGTGTCATTAACAAACGTATCGGGAACTAACGAATCAAACGGAGCGGTTGCCAGAGAATCGGCATATCCTCGATAGAAATACAATCCATTTGTATTCAAATTTCCCTGTATGTATGATACACCATCATTTATACCGTCCCCGGTAAAATCTACTGAACATTGAAAACTAGAACATGAATCATAAAAGGCATCGGGAATTGTGTCTGCCGGATTTCCACCGTAGAAGATAAAGACTCCAAAGGGACTATTTCTCCTAAGTGCAATATCATCATAACCATCGCCATTTATATCGCCCAAAGACCACATAGAAACACCAATCCAGGACAATGAATCGGGCCCGCGGACGTGAAATATAATCCGCTCGGGATCGATTTGGGCGTCGGCTTCGGCGACGCCGGAAATCCCCAGAATCAAAATTGGCAAAATTAACAAGATTAAAAAGCGCATAACACAGTTCTCCCCTGCTCTTTCCTAAATGCAATATACTAATAACTCTTAAATAAGCAATAAACAATAACCATGGTAAGACTACATTATTTTGTCATTCACCTTTTCCATTAAGGGCGCATATTTTTCTTTCCATGCTTTTTCAAAGTGGAGATAATTTGTGCCCGCTCGAAATCCTTAATTTCCGGCCTAAATAAGCCAACCATTTTGTCGATTTATACTTATGGAGCAAGGCCTGAAATAAATAATTTAAGGATAGATAAAATATGCTGGTTATTGTCGGATTTTTGGTTGTTATCGTGAGTGTTGTAGCGGGATATGTGCTTGAAGGCGGCCATATCATGGCCCTCTATCAGCCCCTGGAGTTACTGATTATCGGCGGAGCCGCACTTGGTTCGCTGATTGTCATGTCACCCATACCGGTACTTAAGGACATGATAAAGCAGGTCATGGGTACGCTCGGTTCGAGTTATAATAGGAAAGACCTTACCGAGCAGATGGTGATGTTATACGAGATATTCAACATTGCCCGGCGCGAAGGATTGGTCGGTTTGGAATCGCATATTGAAAAGCCTTATGAATCCGAAGTAATCCGCAACTATCCCAATTTTCTCAAGAATCATCATGCCGTGGATTTTATGGCTGACACAATGCGCCTGATTATTACCGGTTCGGTGCAGCCCCATGAGCTCGAATCTCTTCTGGATACTGATCTTGAAATTCATCATGAAGAAATCAACAGGGCCCCTTCGATTCTGGGCACCGTGGCCGACTCCCTTCCCGGTTTGGGAATTGTCGCGGCCGTTTTGGGCGTCGTCATTACCATGGCGGCTATCGGCGGACCGGCCGAGGAAATCGGTCATAAGGTCGGCGCGGCTCTGGTTGGAACCTTTTTGGGCGTACTCTTGTGCTATGGTTTTGTCGGGCCGCTGTCGAAAAACATGCAAAATCGCAACGATGCCGACGGCATGTACATGATTTGCCTCAAACAATGCCTGCTGGCGTTCTGCAAAGGATTCCCGCCTTCAATCGCCGTTGAATACGGACGGAGGTCGATCCCCAGCGAAGTTCGTCCGGGATTTATCGATCTTGAAGAGGCCTGTAAGGAAACCCGCAAATAAATTGGGGCCGTCATGTCCGACGAAAATCATAAACAACAACCGATAATAGTTGTCAAGAAGATCAATAAGCACGGCGGCCATCATGGCGGAGCGTGGAAAGTGGCCCTGGCTGATTTTATGACGGCTATGTTTGCTCTCTTTCTGGTTATGTGGCTGGTCAATCAATCGGATGAGGTCAAAGAGGAAATTCAAAGTTATTTCCAGGACCCGGTCGCCTATACCAGGGCCAGCAAATTAAAACTTTTCAGCAAAGGACCGGGAATACTAAAAGGCAGCCAAACCGGTTCCGGTGAGGATGGCGATATTTCTCTTGAGGAAAAACTCAAACAGGAAATGGAAGAACTCGCCGCCCGCATAAGGAAAACTCTGGGTGAAATGCCCGGACTCAGCGTTTTACGCGATCATATCGCTATCGAAGTCACGCAGGAGGGACTGCGGATTCAGCTTATTGAGGGCAGCGAAGACGTTTCATTTTTCAAAACAGGATCAGCCACACTAAGCATAAAAGGCGAGTTGATTCTCAAGACAATAGCAATGGAATTGAGCAAACTATCCAATCAACTGGTTATCGAGGGCCATACTGACGCGTCCGATCTTGGCCGCCATGAAGATTATACCAACTGGGAATTATCATCTGACCGCGCCAACGCCGCCCGGCGAGCAATGGGAACTAAATTAAACAAGGGCCAGGTTTACCAGGTACGAGGGTATGCTGACAA belongs to Candidatus Zixiibacteriota bacterium and includes:
- a CDS encoding flagellar motor protein MotB, whose product is MSDENHKQQPIIVVKKINKHGGHHGGAWKVALADFMTAMFALFLVMWLVNQSDEVKEEIQSYFQDPVAYTRASKLKLFSKGPGILKGSQTGSGEDGDISLEEKLKQEMEELAARIRKTLGEMPGLSVLRDHIAIEVTQEGLRIQLIEGSEDVSFFKTGSATLSIKGELILKTIAMELSKLSNQLVIEGHTDASDLGRHEDYTNWELSSDRANAARRAMGTKLNKGQVYQVRGYADNKLRFKDDPFDPRNRRITILVLNRLTGKQNPGDSYKSPIIMSKE
- a CDS encoding T9SS type A sorting domain-containing protein gives rise to the protein MRFLILLILPILILGISGVAEADAQIDPERIIFHVRGPDSLSWIGVSMWSLGDINGDGYDDIALRRNSPFGVFIFYGGNPADTIPDAFYDSCSSFQCSVDFTGDGINDGVSYIQGNLNTNGLYFYRGYADSLATAPFDSLVPDTFVNDTRSGNAYKIGLIDDDNYPDVVIYEDMVIGRFLRFYSGYLLIDREHDWSYELPSSHRLIFIEIIDFNGDGHKDICYSMFGYVWGHVGFIGVFLGPEFGTEPDFIIQAPEEYNYDMDAEYFPMRLKNIGDFNGDSWEDIGISLSMYNSDILIYFCGPSVDTLLDLKMEYGANSLASAGDINNDGFNDLICNGRRSNNTLAYIYLGGPSADSIPDEAVYHQDLPPEFSSGYCNTVSAAGDFNGDGIDDFMFNYVDSDDRTGAVFVIAGSEDIMNNVDENGIGILPNTLSLKQNFPNPFNPATIIEFFIPKRSHVELRIYNMLGETVAIPISMTLTAGIHQIIWDGTDSNGNRLPSGIYFYSVKSDNHSETKKMILLK
- the motA gene encoding flagellar motor stator protein MotA produces the protein MLVIVGFLVVIVSVVAGYVLEGGHIMALYQPLELLIIGGAALGSLIVMSPIPVLKDMIKQVMGTLGSSYNRKDLTEQMVMLYEIFNIARREGLVGLESHIEKPYESEVIRNYPNFLKNHHAVDFMADTMRLIITGSVQPHELESLLDTDLEIHHEEINRAPSILGTVADSLPGLGIVAAVLGVVITMAAIGGPAEEIGHKVGAALVGTFLGVLLCYGFVGPLSKNMQNRNDADGMYMICLKQCLLAFCKGFPPSIAVEYGRRSIPSEVRPGFIDLEEACKETRK
- the hutU gene encoding urocanate hydratase; this translates as MKYTPVKAPRGQKISCKGWQQEAALRMLNNNLDEEVAEDPKNLVIYGGSGKAARDWNCYHAIMNSLKKLENDETLLIQSGKPVGIFRTHEYSPRVIIANSHLVPHWATWEKFRQLERLGLIMFGQMTAGSWIYIGTQGIIQGTYETFAALADKHFKGDLSRRWILTGGMGGMGSAQPLSGTMNNASIIVVEVDEAKINRRIKTGFCDIKIKTLDKALKLIKEHTASNEPISIGLVGNCAEIFPEIFRRGMIPDIVTDQTSAHDELNGYVPEGLTINEAIKLRKKNPTDYIKRSYASMVRHCEAMLRFKKAGSIVFDYGNNLRGQAKKGGLTQAFDYPGFVPEYIRPLFCSGRGPFRWVALSGDPKDIDVTDKIVQKEFKDNESLMRWIRLAREKIPYQGLPARICWLGYGERARFGEILNNYVRKGKISAPVVIGRDHLDCGSVASPYRETEAMLDGSDAIADWPLLNGMLNVASGASWVSIHHGGGVGIGNAIHAGLVICADGTKDMGKRLNRVLTNDPGTGIMRHADAGYKEASKFARANSIKLPMIK